The DNA region AAAAAAATCCTTCTCGCCCTGCTCCTCCTGGCCCTGGCCATCCCCGGCATGGCCAACGCCGCCGCCACAACCGGCGTGGTGACCCTTCTTAATGCCCAGGCCATCAGCGCCGGGGACACCTACACCAGCTCCACCGTCAACCTTACCAACGCCGAGGGCCTGATAAGCTGGTACATCGAGCTTACGGGCGATGGAACGGCCAGTTTCGTTTATCAGACCAGCAACGACGGCGTTTCGTTCGCCGAACCGGAGGGCGTGACGGCGGTTGTTTCGGGCTTCACCAAGACTTCCGGAGGGAGCGCCAACGGCAAGGCGATGGAGCAGATCAGCGTTGAGTTCGCCCGCTACATGCGTGTCCTTGTCACCGAAACAGGGGGTGCGGAGGCAATAGCGGTCACCCTCAAAATGGCTGTGCGATAACCCGAACCTTCTACCATTATATAAGGAGCCTTCCCCATGCGAATTCTTGCGATCCTTTTCTGCCTTGCCCTCCTGGCCATTTCCTCCCCCGCTTTTGCCGCCGAGCCTGCCACGGCCCTTGTGTGCGAGCAGGCCGCCATTGCGGGTAATTCCACCTATACCAGCGCCCCCATCGGCGTTTCCATGGCCGAGGGCTTTTTCACGCTTTCCGCCCGGCAGGATGGAACCGGCCCCGTCACCATCGGGTATCAGGTCTCCGTCAACGGCCTCGATTGGGCCACGCCCGATGGAGCAGAGGCCATTATCACCGATATGGGCGATGGCATCAGGATCACGGCCTTCGACCCGGTTTACGCGCCCTGGCTGCGGATAATCGTTTCCAACACCGGCACATCCGAGGTGCTGGCAACCGTGCGCGTAGCCTACCGGTAAGGGGGGATCATGCTCGATCGAATCAAAAACGGCACGGCGTTTCTGGTGTTCGCGGTCCTTCTGTGGCTGGCCTGGTTTGTCTGGCCGGGGCCGGTGCGGGCCGCCGACACCCCGCTCATGCCCGTGGATTACGAAACGTCCACCCTGGGTGTCGATTATTCCACCATGCAGGAGTGGGTCGCGGCAAAGGTAGCGGCGGTCGATATGGTCACCGCCCAGAAGGGCCAGGTGTTAATTCTTCCGACCGGCACATACGCCGACTGGTGCGAGATACCCCAAAGCGCAACCACCAACAGTGACTATTTCATCGTCATCAAGGCCGCTGACGGAGCTACGGTAACAATTGCTCCAACGCTCGAAGCACATATTGGCAACTACATTAACACTTATCATTATACGTTTGCGATATGGGCTGACTACACCAAAATTATTAGCATTAACGTCGATTGGTCCGGCGTCAATACCGTTAACCCGACCTACTCGCACACTCCGTTTTTAGGCCATTCAACAGCGGCTTACACGCGCCTTATCAACTGCACCGCCAAAAACGTAAATCCCTCCGGCGGGGCCGGTTATCCGATGCTTTTTTTTAACCAGCCGGGGACAGGGCTCATCAATTGCGCCGTGAGCGGCTCGCCATACGGTTTCCTTTTTGGCAGTGGAACAAGCGAGTGCTTTACATACAACTGTACTTTTCGCGGGCCTGGAATTGGGTATTACAATTCCGGCGCGGTGGCAATATCCAAAAATTGCCTCAACTCCGAGTCCGGCACCTGGACCGGGGACTGGACCAAAACCACCTGCCTGGACGCCACCCCCACGTGGCTTACCGGCACCGAGTTTGATCTGGATCCCGGCGACACAACGGCCCTTGGCCAGGGCACCGACCTTACCGCAGACGGCACCTTTGCCTTCAGTTACGACCGCAACAACGACACCCGCCCGACCCTGTGGTCAGTCGGTGCCGACGATGCCGCCGCAGAGGAGCCCGAACCCGAACCCGAAACCCCGGCAGTGCGCTACAAGCCCTGGGCGCTTGGCCCCTGGGGTGCCGGGCCGTGGAACGGGGCGGGAACGGGTGGGTGGAAATAGAAAAGGAGAGCAGGCAAGGAGGCTTCTTCCCTCCCCACGAATGCGATGCGCTAACATCGCAAACCAGCCGTAGCCGCTGCTCCCCAGCCCTCGAGGGCGAAGGGGATATAGCACCATAGCCACGGCCCCACAAGGGGGAATATGAGCCTTCAAAAAACAGCCGGGACAATCGTTTCCGGCCAGGAAAAGTGGTGGGTCAAACAGGGCCTTGAAAGCCCTGTGGTTTCGGTCGAGGACTTTGAAAAGGGTATGGGGCGCGTGCCGGATGTGGTGGGGGAATTCGGGTATTTTCCCTCCTCCATTTTGGTTCTTTCGCGGCCCAAGGCCCTTTTTGATTATCTGGCGGACGTGGGCCGCCCTCAAAGGCACATCGCCAACGCCTATCACACGCCCATAGGCGCTTCAATCTTCCCGCCAGCGGCGTCATGGTTCTGCATCAAATACTGGAGTTGTAAGGGCGACGTGGTTCTTGACCCCTTCGGCAACCGGGCCAACATCGGCCTTGTGGCCAACTGGCTGGGACGCCGGGTGATTTTAAACGACATCGCCCCGTCCTACTGCCGTATGATGGAGGACGCCGGAGAGCGCCGCGTAAATCAGGATCTGCCCTGGACGGTTTTCAACCGCGACGCCGCAAACCTTTCCGAAATCCCCGATTCCAGCGTCGATCTTATTCTTACCGGCCCGCCTTACCACAACGTGGAGCCGTATGAAAAGGTGCCCGGCCAGGCCAGCAGCTTTCGGACCTACGCTCAATTTCTGGCCTGGTATGGCCGCGTAGCGGCCGAATTGCACCGCCTGATAAAGCCTCAGGGCTACTGCATTTATAAGGTGGGAGACTGGCGCGTAAAAGGCCGCATCGTGCCCTTTACCTATGACACGCAACGGGTTTTCGCCGAAGCCGGATTTATTTTGCACGATGTTCTGATCTGCGTGGAGCCCGCGCCTTTGGGCGGAGGCTGGTCATGGGCTTCAAAATGGCGTTCGCGCTACGTTTCAAAGGCACATCAGACCGTTTTTGTCTGGCGCAAAGAGGACATTTGACCATGCGCATTATCCGCCTTCCAAACGTCAAAACCATAAGGGCCGAGGTGATCCGAGACAGGCTTCCGCCCGGAACCAGGCGCATTGTCTGCCTTTCCTGCGGCAACGCCACCAGGGCGCTTGAGGGCGTTATAAAAGGCGTTCCGGTCATAAAGCTGGATTCCGAAAGCCCGGTTTCAGCCCGCCGGGAACTTTCGGCCCAGGAGATTCAAACCTATTTTGGACCGGAAAGTTTTAACGCCACAAGCGGTTATCTGCCCTTGGATTTGACAGCCGAAATCGGGCAGCGCCTCATGGCATATATACCGGAACTTCTGGAGGGCGACCGTCTTTACGTGCCCTGCGGAAGCGGGGAAACCATAGCGGCCCTGTCAAATTACATTCCTTTGGCCCGCATGACCGCCGTAAGCGCCCTTTATCCGCCCATAGAGGCAATGGGGCCGCTTTACCGCTGGCTCGCCGCAAACATGAAAACCGTCAACGTGGGCCGGGTGAATTCGGTCGCCGAGGCTCTCAGGCTTGCCGCCAGAGGCAAGGGTTTTGCTTTGTGCTGGGAGTGATGACTTCATACGTATTTTGTGGTATGAATGCCCCCTAAACAAGGGGGCTACCACAATGGCAAACGAAGAACATCTCGCAATACTCAGGCAGGGCGTCGAGGTCTGGAATAAATGGCGGGAGGACAACCCTGATATAAGGCCGGATCTTGAGGAGGCTGATTTTGCCGGAGCCGACCTGTCCGAAATTGATCTCGGCAACGCATACCTGTTAAAAGCCAACCTGAAGGGGGCGAATCTCTTCAAAGCCTACCTCCATCATGCTTATCTCAGCGAGGCGGACCTTACGGGGGCCAACCTTTGCGAAGCAAACCTTGCCGAATCGGATTTGGTGGGGGCTTATGCCAATGGGGCGGACTTCGCCGATGCGGAACTTAGGCATGCCGAGATTTGGGATGCGAACTTCAGCGGGGCGGATCTAAGTTGTGCGTCGCTTTTTAGTTCAGACCTTGGTTATACAAACTTTAGCAAGGCAAACTTGCGGCAAGCGGACATCAGTAAAGCAGACCTCCATTTTACAGATCTTGGAGGAGCCAAGCTTTGCGAGGCGAATTTTGAGGAAGCGAACCTTAACCTGACGAACCTGCGCGGGGCGGATCTTGAAAACGCAAACCTGCAATATGCCGATTTGGGCCGGGCTGACCTGCGCCTTGCAAACCTCAAAGGGGCCGACCTCCGCAATGCAAGGCTGAACGGGGCGGCATTGTTAACCACATGTTTCGAAAACGTGAAACTTGCCTGGACCTCCTTTTCATTCATGGACTTAAGACAGGCCAAGGGTCTTGATACCGCCTTCCATTTCGCTCCCTCCCATGTGGACATCCACACCCTGTATCGTTCAGAAGGCGAGATTCCCGAAGCCTTTTTGAAGGGCGCGGGAATCGGCTCCAAATTCATATCCCGCATCCCGTCAAGTTTTTCGGGCAAGCCGGTCCGGGCTTATTCCTGCTTCATCTGTCACTCCAGCAAGGACAGGGATTTTTTGGAAAAACTGCGGTCCGATCTTTACGCAAACGCTTTTGAATGCTGGCTGGAGCTTTCGCCCAAGGAAGACGGGCCTTGGCGCGCTATAGAAATGGAGGAGATGGCAACCCGCTTCGACAAGCTGTTGCTCGTTCTTTCGGATACCAGCCTTGGCGAAAATTGGATCGATGGTCAGCTCCTCGGCCTGATCCGCGAGGATGAGGACAGAAATAATCGCCGCAAGCTCTTCTCAATCCGGCTGGCGGACGAGGATGCGGTTGGTGCCTGGAAATGCGATGACAGAGGAAAGGACATGGCCGCCTGGGTCCGTGAGGGGGCCATCCACGATTTTTCAACCTGGAAGGACCACGGATCTTATACGAGGGCCTTTGACAGACTTTTAAAAGACCTTCAGGCCGAACCCAAGACCAATCCGATAATAAATGAAGATTTAACGGGCTATCAAGGCGGGTAAAAAGGGGTTTAAACTGGTCGCAAATCAACCATAAATCAGTCCCAAATCAACCGGCGCGTTACAGGAAGCGGGAAAATTTTAAAGTGGGGACAGAGTGGGGACAAAATAGCAAATATTTTAAAAAGGGGCTACGGCCTAAGCCGTAACCCCTTGATATAATTGGTACGCCTGGAGGGAGTCGAACCCCCGGCCTACGGATTAGAAGTCCGTTGCTCTATCCAGCTGAGCTACAGGCGCTAAATATTGAATATTTTGAACTTGCGGATATCGTTCCATGATGAGCGCAAGCCTGCCGAGCCTCAAACATAAAAATTGCAGACATAAACACAAGAAATTGAAAACATATAACCACAAGAAATTATAGATAAACACAAGAAATTGAAAATAAAACACAAAAAAAGAGACATCAACTCAATATTAAGCTGAACATGTTCCTTTTCCTTTTTCAAGGAAAGCCCTATGGGGGAAAAAGCGCCCCGATCTTCCTCAGCCACTATTTTCCGTAAAGCGGAGAATGGAAATAAATTGCGCCCCGATAATAAATTGAAAACACAAATACAAAAAAATGTAGCTGCAAGCCAAAATAGTGTCGTCCGAGCCCAAAAAAATGGAGGCCACGCCCCAAAAAGTTGAGGAAAGGGCCTGAAAACAAAGGCGCTGCTCTCGAAACTGGACACGCGGGCCTAAAAGTTTTTCCGAGCCGTTGCATACAATAAGCGCAACGCTTTTGTCCAATAAAAATCCTGGCCGAAGATTAACTTGCTCAACTTCCGCGTTTTCCCGCCATAATTTCAAGGCCCTGTCAAATTATGCGCATGAAGGACGGGTTTGTGAAGAAAGGGCCGGATTCGGTAGCGTATGTCAATCAGCAGTCAGGAAAAGGTTGAAAAGGAAACTTGCAGGCGATGGGGCGGACTTTGCGTGCTGGACTTTGGCGCGATTTCGTGTATTTTTATAGGATATCGGATATGCGCCGGAAGCGTTCCTTTGCGCCCAACCCATAATTTAAATGGAAAACAGAAAGCCATGAAACACGCCCGGATTTTCGCTGCGGCCCTCGCCCTGCTGATTCTGGCCGCGCCGTCCTACGCCTACGAATCATCCATCTACGGAAGTAACACCCACGTGCTGGGCCTTAACGACACCAAGGGCGACGCACGCATCCTTTGCTACTCGGGGCTTGTGAAATCGCTCTGCCAGAGGGTGGCGCAAGCCCTTTCGAGAGACCCGGCCATTGTATCCGCAGGAGTGACCAAAGACGAGCTTTTTTCAAAGCTCCCGTTTCTGTTGAAGGTCGAGGTGATGGGGGAATCCTTCGGCGTTCACGGTGACGACATAGCCCTTACCATGAACGGCAGGGCGGACGTGAGCACGGTCGCCATAACCGCAGCCATGGTCCGCATGAAGGGAGACGTGGCTTATCGGGCGGAAGTCGCGGCGGGGCTCGAAAAATTCGCCCGCCTGGAAAGGGACGTGCGCAGCCATCAGGCCCGGCTTTCAGCCGAAACTACGGGCCTGGCCGTTCCTGTCGCCAGTCCTGCGGCAAATCCCGCAGTTTCCATTGCCGCCTCCCAGCCTTCGGGAACAAGCCCGGTGGCGGCGGTTGCCGTGGCGGCTCCCGTGACCGCGTCCGGCCCGGTCCTGGCGGCCCCGGTTGTTCCTGCAGCAATGCCCGCGCCCGGTGTGGAAATCCCGAAAGCTCCGGCTTTCGCCGTTGCGACTGCTCCGCCGGTTGCCGAAGCCGCCGTGATGGACGAAAAGGCCGTTTTCCCGATGTCCTTTCCCGCAGCCGAGGCTCCCGAAGCCCTGTACACCCTCCGCTCCGGGATGAGCTACAGGGACATGCTGGAAACCGCCGGAGCCCCGGCCCAGAGGTCGGAATGCGGAAACAAGGTCTTCTACAACTACGCCAACGTCTGGGTCTATTTCAACGACGGGGAGCTTGTGGGCTACCTTCTGATGGAAAACTGGAAGGGGCCGTGCCATCCTTATGTTGGCTTCATGGGGGAAATACTCTACTTCTAACGCATGTCTGAAAACGCGAGCTGCGCTGACACAGCAGCTCGCGTTTTCAGACATGCTTGATATTCAGCCTTTTTCAATGGGCTGATAGATTTGGCCATCAGTCATGCATCGTTCATTTCCCCGCCCCGACTTTGTCTCCTGGTTCTGGGCCGCGCTTTCAGGGCTTTTGCTGGCTGCGGCCTTTCCCAAGACCGGCTGGGACTTCCTTTCATGGGCGGCTCTGGTTCCCCTGTTCTGGGCCGTTAACCGCAAGACTCCCAGCCAGGCGGCCCGCTTGGGCCTTGTTTTCGGGGTGGTCCATTTTTCACTGGTGGTTTATTGGGTCGTCATCGCCATGACCGTTTACGGCGGCGTGTCATATTTGCTTGCAGGGCCGATTCTGATTCTGATGGCCGCGTTCCTGGGCCTTTACCCGGCCATGTTCTGCCTTGTGACCCGCTGGTGCGCCGCAACCCCCATGCTCTTTCTGGTTGCCGCGCCTGCGAGCTGGGTGGGCCTTGAGTTCGTGCGCCTTCATTTTCTGACCGGTTTTCCCTGGTGCAGTGTCGGCCACGCCTTCTACATGCGCACGAGCCTTATACAGATTGCGGACATCACGGGCGTTTACGGGCTTTCGTACCTCGTAGTGCTCGTGAATGCGGCCATCTTCGTTGCCCTGTGCACGGCCCGGAAAATCCCCGTGTTCGGGCGGAACGCCTCCTTCAAAACAGCGGTTTTCGGGCTTGGGACGGCGCTGGTCCTTCTTTCCGGGGTCCTGGGTTACGGAAAATGGCGAATGGCGGAGACGGACGCCCTGGCCGCCAAGGTCGAAAAGGTCAAGGTTGCGGTCATCCAGGGCAACATCGATCAGGCCGTGAAGTGGGACCCCTCCTATCAGGCCGCCACCATTGAAAAATACGAGGCCCTTACAAGGCTTGCATCGAGGGGAAAGCCCGACATCGTTATCTGGCCCGAAAGCGCCATGCCCTTTCAT from Deltaproteobacteria bacterium includes:
- a CDS encoding toll/interleukin-1 receptor domain-containing protein gives rise to the protein MANEEHLAILRQGVEVWNKWREDNPDIRPDLEEADFAGADLSEIDLGNAYLLKANLKGANLFKAYLHHAYLSEADLTGANLCEANLAESDLVGAYANGADFADAELRHAEIWDANFSGADLSCASLFSSDLGYTNFSKANLRQADISKADLHFTDLGGAKLCEANFEEANLNLTNLRGADLENANLQYADLGRADLRLANLKGADLRNARLNGAALLTTCFENVKLAWTSFSFMDLRQAKGLDTAFHFAPSHVDIHTLYRSEGEIPEAFLKGAGIGSKFISRIPSSFSGKPVRAYSCFICHSSKDRDFLEKLRSDLYANAFECWLELSPKEDGPWRAIEMEEMATRFDKLLLVLSDTSLGENWIDGQLLGLIREDEDRNNRRKLFSIRLADEDAVGAWKCDDRGKDMAAWVREGAIHDFSTWKDHGSYTRAFDRLLKDLQAEPKTNPIINEDLTGYQGG
- the lnt gene encoding apolipoprotein N-acyltransferase, translating into MHRSFPRPDFVSWFWAALSGLLLAAAFPKTGWDFLSWAALVPLFWAVNRKTPSQAARLGLVFGVVHFSLVVYWVVIAMTVYGGVSYLLAGPILILMAAFLGLYPAMFCLVTRWCAATPMLFLVAAPASWVGLEFVRLHFLTGFPWCSVGHAFYMRTSLIQIADITGVYGLSYLVVLVNAAIFVALCTARKIPVFGRNASFKTAVFGLGTALVLLSGVLGYGKWRMAETDALAAKVEKVKVAVIQGNIDQAVKWDPSYQAATIEKYEALTRLASRGKPDIVIWPESAMPFHFLRESLYTEDVLALARETGASLLAGSPYCEPDGEGWRCFNRAYLVSPDGSVTGHYDKVHLVPWGEYVPLKKWMPFIEKLTQEVGDFEPGQPGRVLYAGKAKIGLGICYEIIFPALSRKQVENGANILATITNDAWYDRSSAAYQHFAIASFRAVENRRALARAANTGISGFVDPCGRIGQTTALFTDAWAVVKLPLLESRTVYSRVGDLFSWLCAISALFLILLGFKKRLDS